CGGGTGCGGCAGATCCTGGTGAACCTGCTTTCGAACGCGGTGAAGTTCACCCCGGCGGGCGGCGAAGTGTCGGTTTCCGCCGAGGCGCTGGGCGGCGGCGGCGTGGAGCTGCGGGTTCGCGACACCGGCCCGGGCATCGCGCCCGAAGACCAGCAGCGCATCTTTCACGAGTTCGAGCAGGTGCGCGGCACGCGGGGAGGCACCGGGCTGGGGCTGCCCATCTCCCGCAAGCTGGCGAAGATGCTGGGCGGGGACCTGGTGGTGGAGAGCCGGGTGGGCGAGGGCTCCAGCTTCATCGTTCGGCTGCCCGCCGCCGCGCCGGCGGGCACGCCGATTGCGAAATGAGCGGCTCGCGGTAAACGGATTGTTTCCTCCAGCAGGCAGTCGGACGATGTACACGCTCCGGACTACGCTACGCTTCGCCCTGCTCGCCGCCCTGGCGGGCGCGGCGGCTTCGTGCGCCGACAGCCCGGCCGCGCCCCCGGCGCCGGCCGCTTCGCTGGCGCGCTTCAGCGGCGCGAGCCCGCTGGAGTGCCCGGTCGCCACCGCCACCAGCGCCACGGCCACCATCGGGGCGCTCGGCGGCGTACTGGAAGCGGGCGGCCACCGGGTAGTCATTCCCGCGAACGCGGTGCTGTTCCCCACCAGCTTTACCATGACGGTGCCGGCGTCGCGGTACGTGGAAGTGGATGTGAAGGCCGCCGGTCTGGAGCACTTCGAGTTTCTGCAGCCCGTGGTGCTGTCGCTGAGCTACGCGCGCTGCACCCGCACCGACATCGACCGGGAAAGCCTGCGGATCTACTACGTCGATTCCGACACGCGGGCGATCCTCGAGGACAAGGGCGGCGTCGACAACAAGCTCACCCGCACGGTCACCACGGTCACGGACCACTTCAGCGGATACCTGATCGGGCAGGGCCGCAGCGGCGACTCGGGCGCTGACGGCAGCAACTGACATCCCAATGGGCTGCGAACATGGGGCCCTGCGGCAGAACGTCGCGGGGCCCGTTTTGTCGGTGACGACCATCCCAATGCCGATGAGTTCATGACGGACGACACGGCCGCGCTGCAGGCGCAGGCGTCCAGGCTGGAGCGGGAGGGCGACTGGCCGGCCGCCGACGCGGCGTACGCGGCGGTATTCCACGCGTCGGTCCGCGGCGGCGACATCGCCTCCGCCGCCGACGCGGGGCGCGGGCAGGCGCGCATCCGCCAGCAGGAAGAGCGCTGGGAAGAGGCCGAGGAATTGGCAGAGCTCAGCCTGGAGCTGGCCGAGCGCAACGGGCTGCGGCAGGCGGCGGCGCGGGCCGTCAACACCTGCGCCGCCATCCGCTACTTCCAGCGCCAGTACGAGCCGGCGCGCACCCTGTTCGAAGCCGCGCTGGAGCGCGCGCTGGACGTGGGAGACGACGCGCTGATCGGCTGGGCGTGCCTGAATTTGGGGGTGGTGGCCAACATCCGCGGCGACCTGCGCGAGGCCCGCACGCGCTACCTGGAGGGGATCGGCTCGTTCGTACGGTCGGGCGACAAGCAGAACGCCGCCCTGGTGTACAACAACCTGGGGATGGTGTGCGCCGACCTGAACGAGTGGCTGGAGGCGCAGGTGTGCTTCGAGCGGGCCATCGAGATCGCCGGGCGGATGTCCGGCAATCCCCTGCTCGCGCGCATGTACGCCAACCGCGCCGAGCCGCTGCTGCGCCTGCGCAAGGTGCGCGAGGCGCGCGAGTCGCTGGACCGCGCCGAGCAGCTGGCCCTGCGCGTGGGGGCGCACGGCGCGCTGTCGGACGTGGCGCGCTTCCGCGGCATGGTTTCGCGCGCCGAGGGCGCCTTGGGCGACGCCGAAGCGCACCTGTCGCGCGCCATCGAGATCGCCCGCGATGCGGAGCTGGAGCTGGAAGAGGCCGAGGCCCTGCGTGAGATGGGCGACCTGCAGCGCCTTCGCGGCCGCGAGCACGAAGCGCGCACGTCGCTGGAGCGCGCCCGCGAGCTGTTCACCCGCATCGGCGCCGACCGCGACGCCGAGCGCGTCGCCGAGATGCTCTGGGAAGACGAGCCGGTGGCGGCGTAGCGCTTCCGATGTGTCTGTGGGTATGCCGTCACTCAATCGAGTGGCGCATCCATGTCAACGTGCATGCCCGCCACCAGTCGCTCCGCCCGCGCAAGGATGTCCACGGGCAACGGCTGGATACCTTCTGGGCACTTGATCATGTCACGCTCGATGAGCGAAAGGAATGCGCTGAGCACGGGCTCGTGACCTGACCCCCACCATCCTCGCTCCCGAATGCACGCACC
This genomic stretch from Longimicrobium sp. harbors:
- a CDS encoding tetratricopeptide repeat protein, with amino-acid sequence MTDDTAALQAQASRLEREGDWPAADAAYAAVFHASVRGGDIASAADAGRGQARIRQQEERWEEAEELAELSLELAERNGLRQAAARAVNTCAAIRYFQRQYEPARTLFEAALERALDVGDDALIGWACLNLGVVANIRGDLREARTRYLEGIGSFVRSGDKQNAALVYNNLGMVCADLNEWLEAQVCFERAIEIAGRMSGNPLLARMYANRAEPLLRLRKVREARESLDRAEQLALRVGAHGALSDVARFRGMVSRAEGALGDAEAHLSRAIEIARDAELELEEAEALREMGDLQRLRGREHEARTSLERARELFTRIGADRDAERVAEMLWEDEPVAA
- a CDS encoding type II toxin-antitoxin system PrlF family antitoxin, translating into MHRRWRAAGACIRERGWWGSGHEPVLSAFLSLIERDMIKCPEGIQPLPVDILARAERLVAGMHVDMDAPLD